The Helicoverpa armigera isolate CAAS_96S chromosome 25, ASM3070526v1, whole genome shotgun sequence genome has a window encoding:
- the LOC135118784 gene encoding uncharacterized protein LOC135118784 — MFDAYKNIVDVYKTIQDLFNLTSIVQSVGTQLWIIKNTFLITCLCVQCEGFYTAMKDVLSMCKLIKKSGDSTESRKQFCKKIMLINKRFRKMTACGLFYVDASLPMSLMGVSGQYAVVLLQFNFL; from the exons ATGTTTGATGCGTACAAGAATATTGTGgatgtttataaaacaattcaGGACCTATTCAATCTAACG TCCATAGTACAATCAGTGGGAACACAGCTGTGGATAATAAAGAACACATTCTTAATAACATGTCTGTGCGTGCAATGTGAAGGTTTTTATACAGCAATGAAAGATGTCCTAAGCATGTgtaaactgataaaaaaatcaGGAGATTCTACAG AGAGTCGGAAACAATTCTGCAAGAAGATAAtgctaataaataaaaggtTCAGGAAGATGACTGCATGTGGCTTATTCTATGTCGACGCCTCGCTACCAATGTCTTTAATGGGAGTTAGCGGTCAATACGCTGTtgtattattacaatttaactttttgtaa